From Novipirellula galeiformis:
ACATCGGCAGGTGTCCGGCCGTATTTGCCTGGAGCGATTTGGCGGGCGGTCCAGTCGAGTGTCTCCAGGTAGTCTTCGAGCGACATCGGTAGAAACCCTTTGTCGCTGCAGCGTTTTCCCGACCGACTCACACAGGGGCCAATCTCATCGGATCGCTCGTCGATCGAGACAGGTGCCAAGAAACGGTCACGCCGTTTTGCTGCCGGAACGACTTCGTCTCGATCAGAGGTGATCGACTCAATTCGCCGCTGAACCGAGGTGTGATCGCTCTGCTCAAGCGTCTTGGCCATCGCAGCACGAATCGGATTCAGGTCGACATAGGCCGCACAAGCCAACAGCGAGGCTTCGTCGACGATCCGAGTGGCGTGGAAGCGATCTTGGAAGAAGTGCCCCGATTCTTCGTCTTCGTGGTTCGCCCGCATTGCGACACGTTGGCAAAGCAGTCGCATCCACCAGCTGATACTGCTGAGCCGTTTGCGGATTTCGTCACATTTGACAGGGCATCCTGCGATCGACCGGATCTCCGCTTCGGTGGGCGGAAGGGGCTGGCCATCGGGACCTCGGCGATGCGGGCAGATCATCATCCACCGCCGTGCCACCTCGTTGTCGCTCCAGGTGG
This genomic window contains:
- a CDS encoding transposase; protein product: MARLTRSEVFDPGEIAIAHICSRTVRRCFLMGNDPFTGKNFDHRKEWIEQYLTHFANCFGVDLLAFALLSNHVHLILRTRPDVVATWSDNEVARRWMMICPHRRGPDGQPLPPTEAEIRSIAGCPVKCDEIRKRLSSISWWMRLLCQRVAMRANHEDEESGHFFQDRFHATRIVDEASLLACAAYVDLNPIRAAMAKTLEQSDHTSVQRRIESITSDRDEVVPAAKRRDRFLAPVSIDERSDEIGPCVSRSGKRCSDKGFLPMSLEDYLETLDWTARQIAPGKYGRTPADVPPVLRRLGLDTKTWCELVGDFGRLFCLVAGRPESVDPLR